From one Orcinus orca chromosome 10, mOrcOrc1.1, whole genome shotgun sequence genomic stretch:
- the PI16 gene encoding peptidase inhibitor 16 isoform X3, with amino-acid sequence MQLWSGPKHPALPETLFELGQATRHSPSRPPQPGWCLCGKDFNSSCQTPERERQRGLANMHNFRSLLARLLLPLLLLGAAMGPAGALSDDEKHVMVELHNLYRSQVSPPAANMLQMRWDEELAAFAKAYAQQCVWGHNKERGRRGENLFAITDEGLDVPLAMEEWHHEREHYNLSAATCATGQMCGHYTQVVWAKTERIGCGAHFCEKLQGVEETDIHLLVCNYEPPGNVKGQRPYQEGTPCSQCPLGYHCENSLCEPIRGPEEAQDLPYLVTEAPSSLATEASGSRKEGITSSLATETPSFLVTEVSGSLATNALPAVETKAPSSLVTEDSPSMATEAPPSLATEVPSFLATHSLLYLDERPATLPKSTHDPTPKSADKEASSTRMPSRSPESSLQPKMSLTGTWEPLPHTQEEGEAEAESPHSSEILASVFPAQDKPGELQATLEHKGHTFSKSLSNSPSASATANAMGGRTLALQSSLPGAEGPEKHGIKSGLNSSPGHGWGLLLGMLLLPPLVLAGIF; translated from the exons ATGCAACTCTGGTCGGGACCCAAGCACCCAGCCCTCCCCGAGACATTGTTTGAACTGGGCCAGGCCACCAGACACAGCccctcccgcccgccccagcCAGGGTGGTGCTTGTGTGGGAAGGACTTTAACTCCAGCTGCCAGACCCCTGAAcgggagaggcagagaggactGGCCAACATGCACAACTTCCGCAGCCTCCTGGCCCgtctgctgctgccgctgctacTGCTGGGGGCTGCCATGGGCCCTGCCGGAGCCCTCAGTGATGATGAAAAACACGTGATGGTGGAGCTGCACAATCTCTACCGATCCCAGGTGTCCCCACCGGCCGCCAACATGCTGCAAATG AGGTGGGACGAGGAGCTGGCCGCCTTCGCCAAGGCCTATGCGCAGCAGTGCGTGTGGGGCCACAACAAGGAGCGCGGGCGTCGCGGCGAGAACCTGTTCGCCATCACGGACGAGGGCCTGGACGTGCCGCTGGCCATGGAGGAGTGGCACCACGAGCGCGAGCACTACAACCTCAGCGCCGCCACCTGCGCCACAGGCCAGATGTGCGGCCACTACACGCAG GTGGTCTGGGCCAAGACAGAGAGGATTGGTTGTGGTGCCCACTTCTGTGAGAAGCTCCAGGGCGTTGAGGAGACCGATATCCACTTGCTGGTTTGCAACTATGAGCCCCC GGGGAACGTGAAGGGGCAGAGGCCCTACCAGGAGggaactccatgctcccaatgtcCCTTGGGCTACCACTGTGAAAACTCCCTGTGTG AACCCATCAGAGGCCCGGAAGAGGCTCAGGATTTGCCTTACCTAGTAACTGAGGCCCCATCTTCCCTGGCAACAGAAGCCTCAGGCTCTAGGAAAGAGGGTATCACTTCTTCCTTAGCAACGGAAACTCCATCCTTCTTGGTAACAGAGGTCTCAGGCTCCCTGGCAACAAACGCTCTACCTGCTGTAGAAACCAAGGCCCCATCTTCCTTAGTAACAGAAGACTCCCCTTCCATGGCAACAGAGGCTCCACCTTCCTTAGCAACTGAGGTCCCTTCCTTTTTGGCAACTCACAGCCTACTCTATTTGGATGAGAGACCGGCTACCCTCCCCAAATCAACCCATGATCCTACCCCCAAATCAGCAGATAAAGAGGCCAGCAGTACAAGAATGCCCTCCAGGAGCCCAGAGAGTTCTCTGCAGCCCAAGATGTCCTTGACGGGGACATGGGAGCCGCTACCCCACACCCAGGAGGAGGGCGAGGCTGAGGCCGAGTCGCCTCATTCCAGTGAGAtcttggcctcagtttttccaGCGCAGGACAAGCCAGGTGAGCTGCAGGCCACACTGGAGCACAAGGGACACACCTTCTCCAAGTCCCTGTCCAACTCCCCCAGTGCCTCTGCCACCGCTAATGCCATGGGTGGGCGTACCCTGGCCCTGCAGTCCTCCTTGCCAG GTGCAGAGGGCCCTGAAAAGCATGGCATCAAGTCAGGGTTGAACTCGAGCCCTGGGCACGGCTGGGGCCTCCTCCTGGGAATGCTGCTACTGCCTCCCCTGGTGCTGGCTGGAATCTTCTGA
- the PI16 gene encoding peptidase inhibitor 16 isoform X2: MHNFRSLLARLLLPLLLLGAAMGPAGALSDDEKHVMVELHNLYRSQVSPPAANMLQMRWDEELAAFAKAYAQQCVWGHNKERGRRGENLFAITDEGLDVPLAMEEWHHEREHYNLSAATCATGQMCGHYTQVVWAKTERIGCGAHFCEKLQGVEETDIHLLVCNYEPPGNVKGQRPYQEGTPCSQCPLGYHCENSLCEPIRGPEEAQDLPYLVTEAPSSLATEASGSRKEGITSSLATETPSFLVTEVSGSLATNALPAVETKAPSSLVTEDSPSMATEAPPSLATEVPSFLATHSLLYLDERPATLPKSTHDPTPKSADKEASSTRMPSRSPESSLQPKMSLTGTWEPLPHTQEEGEAEAESPHSSEILASVFPAQDKPGAEGPEKHGIKSGLNSSPGHGWGLLLGMLLLPPLVLAGIF; encoded by the exons ATGCACAACTTCCGCAGCCTCCTGGCCCgtctgctgctgccgctgctacTGCTGGGGGCTGCCATGGGCCCTGCCGGAGCCCTCAGTGATGATGAAAAACACGTGATGGTGGAGCTGCACAATCTCTACCGATCCCAGGTGTCCCCACCGGCCGCCAACATGCTGCAAATG AGGTGGGACGAGGAGCTGGCCGCCTTCGCCAAGGCCTATGCGCAGCAGTGCGTGTGGGGCCACAACAAGGAGCGCGGGCGTCGCGGCGAGAACCTGTTCGCCATCACGGACGAGGGCCTGGACGTGCCGCTGGCCATGGAGGAGTGGCACCACGAGCGCGAGCACTACAACCTCAGCGCCGCCACCTGCGCCACAGGCCAGATGTGCGGCCACTACACGCAG GTGGTCTGGGCCAAGACAGAGAGGATTGGTTGTGGTGCCCACTTCTGTGAGAAGCTCCAGGGCGTTGAGGAGACCGATATCCACTTGCTGGTTTGCAACTATGAGCCCCC GGGGAACGTGAAGGGGCAGAGGCCCTACCAGGAGggaactccatgctcccaatgtcCCTTGGGCTACCACTGTGAAAACTCCCTGTGTG AACCCATCAGAGGCCCGGAAGAGGCTCAGGATTTGCCTTACCTAGTAACTGAGGCCCCATCTTCCCTGGCAACAGAAGCCTCAGGCTCTAGGAAAGAGGGTATCACTTCTTCCTTAGCAACGGAAACTCCATCCTTCTTGGTAACAGAGGTCTCAGGCTCCCTGGCAACAAACGCTCTACCTGCTGTAGAAACCAAGGCCCCATCTTCCTTAGTAACAGAAGACTCCCCTTCCATGGCAACAGAGGCTCCACCTTCCTTAGCAACTGAGGTCCCTTCCTTTTTGGCAACTCACAGCCTACTCTATTTGGATGAGAGACCGGCTACCCTCCCCAAATCAACCCATGATCCTACCCCCAAATCAGCAGATAAAGAGGCCAGCAGTACAAGAATGCCCTCCAGGAGCCCAGAGAGTTCTCTGCAGCCCAAGATGTCCTTGACGGGGACATGGGAGCCGCTACCCCACACCCAGGAGGAGGGCGAGGCTGAGGCCGAGTCGCCTCATTCCAGTGAGAtcttggcctcagtttttccaGCGCAGGACAAGCCAG GTGCAGAGGGCCCTGAAAAGCATGGCATCAAGTCAGGGTTGAACTCGAGCCCTGGGCACGGCTGGGGCCTCCTCCTGGGAATGCTGCTACTGCCTCCCCTGGTGCTGGCTGGAATCTTCTGA
- the PI16 gene encoding peptidase inhibitor 16 isoform X1: MHNFRSLLARLLLPLLLLGAAMGPAGALSDDEKHVMVELHNLYRSQVSPPAANMLQMRWDEELAAFAKAYAQQCVWGHNKERGRRGENLFAITDEGLDVPLAMEEWHHEREHYNLSAATCATGQMCGHYTQVVWAKTERIGCGAHFCEKLQGVEETDIHLLVCNYEPPGNVKGQRPYQEGTPCSQCPLGYHCENSLCEPIRGPEEAQDLPYLVTEAPSSLATEASGSRKEGITSSLATETPSFLVTEVSGSLATNALPAVETKAPSSLVTEDSPSMATEAPPSLATEVPSFLATHSLLYLDERPATLPKSTHDPTPKSADKEASSTRMPSRSPESSLQPKMSLTGTWEPLPHTQEEGEAEAESPHSSEILASVFPAQDKPGELQATLEHKGHTFSKSLSNSPSASATANAMGGRTLALQSSLPGAEGPEKHGIKSGLNSSPGHGWGLLLGMLLLPPLVLAGIF; this comes from the exons ATGCACAACTTCCGCAGCCTCCTGGCCCgtctgctgctgccgctgctacTGCTGGGGGCTGCCATGGGCCCTGCCGGAGCCCTCAGTGATGATGAAAAACACGTGATGGTGGAGCTGCACAATCTCTACCGATCCCAGGTGTCCCCACCGGCCGCCAACATGCTGCAAATG AGGTGGGACGAGGAGCTGGCCGCCTTCGCCAAGGCCTATGCGCAGCAGTGCGTGTGGGGCCACAACAAGGAGCGCGGGCGTCGCGGCGAGAACCTGTTCGCCATCACGGACGAGGGCCTGGACGTGCCGCTGGCCATGGAGGAGTGGCACCACGAGCGCGAGCACTACAACCTCAGCGCCGCCACCTGCGCCACAGGCCAGATGTGCGGCCACTACACGCAG GTGGTCTGGGCCAAGACAGAGAGGATTGGTTGTGGTGCCCACTTCTGTGAGAAGCTCCAGGGCGTTGAGGAGACCGATATCCACTTGCTGGTTTGCAACTATGAGCCCCC GGGGAACGTGAAGGGGCAGAGGCCCTACCAGGAGggaactccatgctcccaatgtcCCTTGGGCTACCACTGTGAAAACTCCCTGTGTG AACCCATCAGAGGCCCGGAAGAGGCTCAGGATTTGCCTTACCTAGTAACTGAGGCCCCATCTTCCCTGGCAACAGAAGCCTCAGGCTCTAGGAAAGAGGGTATCACTTCTTCCTTAGCAACGGAAACTCCATCCTTCTTGGTAACAGAGGTCTCAGGCTCCCTGGCAACAAACGCTCTACCTGCTGTAGAAACCAAGGCCCCATCTTCCTTAGTAACAGAAGACTCCCCTTCCATGGCAACAGAGGCTCCACCTTCCTTAGCAACTGAGGTCCCTTCCTTTTTGGCAACTCACAGCCTACTCTATTTGGATGAGAGACCGGCTACCCTCCCCAAATCAACCCATGATCCTACCCCCAAATCAGCAGATAAAGAGGCCAGCAGTACAAGAATGCCCTCCAGGAGCCCAGAGAGTTCTCTGCAGCCCAAGATGTCCTTGACGGGGACATGGGAGCCGCTACCCCACACCCAGGAGGAGGGCGAGGCTGAGGCCGAGTCGCCTCATTCCAGTGAGAtcttggcctcagtttttccaGCGCAGGACAAGCCAGGTGAGCTGCAGGCCACACTGGAGCACAAGGGACACACCTTCTCCAAGTCCCTGTCCAACTCCCCCAGTGCCTCTGCCACCGCTAATGCCATGGGTGGGCGTACCCTGGCCCTGCAGTCCTCCTTGCCAG GTGCAGAGGGCCCTGAAAAGCATGGCATCAAGTCAGGGTTGAACTCGAGCCCTGGGCACGGCTGGGGCCTCCTCCTGGGAATGCTGCTACTGCCTCCCCTGGTGCTGGCTGGAATCTTCTGA